The following proteins come from a genomic window of Mariniflexile sp. TRM1-10:
- a CDS encoding 5-formyltetrahydrofolate cyclo-ligase: MLKAELRKKYKTLRSAMSANQIDNLSMAIANQLLKLPIWEHSFYHIFLSIEEQKEVNTDYILNILSGKDKHILISKSDFETGFMTHFLLTDNTIIKKNNYNIPEPVDGIEISNHKIDVVFIPLLAFDTKGDRVGYGKGFYDRFLAECKPETIKIGLSFFEAEVEVVDVFESDIKLDYCVTPNEIYKF; encoded by the coding sequence ATGCTTAAAGCCGAATTACGAAAAAAATATAAAACCCTTCGTAGTGCCATGTCGGCAAATCAAATTGACAATTTAAGTATGGCAATAGCCAATCAACTTTTAAAATTACCTATTTGGGAGCATTCGTTCTACCATATTTTTTTATCCATTGAAGAACAAAAAGAAGTAAATACCGATTATATTTTGAATATTTTATCGGGTAAGGACAAACATATTCTCATTTCTAAAAGTGATTTTGAAACGGGCTTCATGACTCACTTTCTTTTAACCGACAATACCATTATTAAAAAGAACAACTATAACATACCCGAACCTGTTGATGGTATTGAGATTTCAAACCATAAAATAGACGTTGTTTTTATACCGCTTTTAGCTTTTGATACCAAAGGAGACCGTGTCGGTTATGGTAAAGGTTTTTACGATCGGTTTTTAGCCGAATGCAAACCCGAAACCATTAAAATTGGGCTATCTTTCTTTGAAGCTGAGGTTGAAGTCGTTGATGTTTTTGAAAGTGATATTAAGTTGGATTACTGTGTGACGCCAAATGAAATTTATAAATTTTAA
- a CDS encoding lipoprotein signal peptidase, which produces MSLKKSTILIIIILLIDQISKIYIKTHFKLQENIEVFSWFQIYFIENDGMAWGTKISDFASFISDRSAKIFLTVFRIVAIFGIGYWLYDATRKKGPRILILSIALIFAGALGNIIDSVFYGVLFDDSFSQVATFLPEAGGYDSLLHGKVVDMLYFPLIELDIPEWFPIGGGKRFNFFEPVFNIADVAISTGFIMLIVFNKKAFPKK; this is translated from the coding sequence ATGTCGTTAAAAAAGTCAACCATTCTAATTATCATTATTTTACTAATCGACCAAATAAGTAAAATATATATAAAAACCCATTTTAAACTTCAGGAAAACATTGAGGTATTTAGCTGGTTTCAAATCTATTTTATTGAAAACGATGGCATGGCTTGGGGAACAAAAATTAGCGATTTTGCATCTTTTATTTCTGATCGTTCTGCCAAAATATTCTTAACGGTGTTTAGAATTGTTGCCATTTTTGGTATTGGCTATTGGTTATACGATGCCACAAGAAAAAAAGGGCCCAGGATATTGATACTATCTATCGCCCTCATATTTGCAGGCGCTTTGGGGAACATTATAGATTCTGTCTTTTATGGCGTTTTGTTTGATGACAGTTTTAGCCAAGTAGCTACATTTTTGCCCGAAGCAGGAGGCTACGATTCGCTGTTGCATGGCAAGGTGGTAGATATGCTTTACTTTCCGTTGATTGAATTAGATATCCCCGAATGGTTCCCTATTGGCGGCGGCAAACGTTTCAATTTTTTTGAGCCTGTTTTTAATATTGCCGATGTGGCCATAAGCACGGGCTTTATCATGCTTATTGTTTTTAATAAGAAGGCGTTTCCAAAAAAATAA
- the hppD gene encoding 4-hydroxyphenylpyruvate dioxygenase: protein MSKNIKSVNYGLEKIFKGAQDFLPLLGTDYVEFYVGNAKQAAHFYKTAFGFQSHAYKGLETGSKDTVSYVLKQDKIRLVLTTPLTSKSPVNDHIVKHGDGVKVIALWVEDARKAYHETTSRGAKSYMEPIVETDEHGEVVRAGIYTYGETVHMFVERKNYKGTFLPGFRKWESDYNPTPVGLKFIDHMVGNVGWGQMNVWVKWYEEVMGFENFLSFDDKQIHTEYSALMSKVMSNGNGRIKFPINEPAKGKKRSQIEEYLDFYEGAGVQHIAVATDDIINAVSQLKARGVEFLSTPPEAYYKAVPDRLHEHNHELREDIETLKSLGIMIDADEEGYLLQIFTKPVEDRPTLFFEIIQRMGARGFGAGNFKALFESIEREQANRGTL, encoded by the coding sequence ATGAGTAAAAACATAAAATCAGTAAACTACGGTTTAGAAAAAATATTTAAAGGCGCACAAGATTTTTTGCCCCTTTTAGGAACCGACTATGTAGAATTCTATGTAGGCAACGCGAAGCAAGCAGCACATTTTTACAAAACAGCTTTTGGATTTCAATCGCATGCCTATAAAGGCTTGGAAACCGGCTCAAAAGATACGGTGAGTTATGTGCTTAAACAAGATAAGATCCGTTTGGTACTAACCACACCATTAACCAGCAAATCGCCAGTAAACGACCATATTGTAAAACATGGTGATGGTGTAAAGGTAATAGCACTTTGGGTTGAAGATGCCAGAAAAGCATACCACGAAACGACAAGTAGAGGTGCCAAATCGTATATGGAACCCATTGTTGAAACCGATGAACATGGCGAAGTCGTACGTGCAGGTATTTATACCTACGGCGAAACTGTACATATGTTTGTAGAACGCAAAAACTACAAAGGCACCTTTTTGCCAGGCTTTAGGAAATGGGAATCCGATTATAATCCAACACCTGTCGGATTGAAATTTATAGATCACATGGTTGGCAACGTAGGTTGGGGACAAATGAATGTTTGGGTAAAGTGGTATGAAGAGGTTATGGGATTTGAAAACTTCTTGTCGTTTGATGACAAACAAATCCATACCGAATATTCTGCTTTAATGAGTAAAGTGATGAGTAACGGTAACGGACGCATCAAATTCCCTATAAACGAGCCTGCAAAAGGAAAAAAACGTTCACAAATTGAAGAATATCTCGATTTTTACGAAGGTGCCGGAGTTCAGCATATAGCAGTAGCAACCGATGATATTATAAATGCAGTAAGCCAGTTAAAAGCTAGAGGTGTCGAATTTTTATCCACACCCCCAGAAGCTTACTATAAAGCGGTTCCAGATAGATTGCACGAACACAATCACGAATTGCGGGAAGATATTGAAACCCTTAAAAGTTTGGGTATTATGATTGATGCCGATGAAGAAGGCTATTTACTGCAAATATTCACAAAACCTGTAGAAGATAGGCCAACGTTGTTCTTCGAAATTATTCAGCGTATGGGTGCTCGTGGTTTTGGAGCAGGAAACTTTAAAGCACTTTTCGAATCCATAGAAAGAGAACAGGCCAACAGAGGCACACTTTAA
- the rimK gene encoding 30S ribosomal protein S6--L-glutamate ligase — translation MNIVILSRNSNLYSTDRLVEEGEKRGHKIEVIDPLKCDIIIEKEKPTIYYKDRYLDYVDAVIPRIGASITFYGCAVVRQFEMMNVFTIATSDAIQRSRDKLRSLQRLSKAGIGMPKTVFTNYSRDVEEVIEHVGGVPVIIKLLEGTQGLGVVLAETKNAAESVLEAFNGLEARVIVQEFIKEAKGADLRALIVDGQVVGAMKRQGKEGEFRSNLHRGGSANIIKLSEAELRLATNASRVLKLPVCGVDMLQSARGPLLLEVNSTPGLEGIEEATGKNIAKSIITYIERNKRR, via the coding sequence ATGAATATAGTCATTTTATCTAGAAACTCAAATCTATATTCCACCGACAGACTTGTTGAAGAAGGAGAAAAAAGAGGTCATAAAATAGAAGTTATAGATCCTTTAAAATGTGATATCATTATTGAAAAGGAAAAACCAACCATTTATTATAAGGATCGTTATTTGGATTATGTAGATGCGGTTATTCCAAGAATTGGTGCTTCTATCACATTTTATGGTTGTGCTGTGGTACGTCAATTTGAAATGATGAATGTGTTTACCATTGCTACTTCAGATGCCATACAGCGTTCAAGGGATAAGTTGAGAAGCTTACAACGCTTAAGCAAGGCAGGAATAGGTATGCCAAAAACCGTTTTCACCAACTATTCACGCGATGTTGAAGAAGTTATTGAACACGTTGGTGGCGTTCCCGTTATTATAAAATTGCTAGAAGGTACTCAAGGTTTAGGGGTGGTTTTAGCTGAAACAAAAAATGCTGCTGAATCTGTTTTAGAAGCTTTTAATGGTCTGGAAGCACGCGTTATTGTGCAAGAGTTTATAAAAGAAGCTAAGGGAGCCGATTTGCGTGCTTTAATTGTTGACGGACAGGTTGTGGGCGCTATGAAACGTCAAGGGAAAGAAGGGGAGTTCCGTTCAAACTTACACCGTGGTGGTTCTGCAAACATCATCAAATTAAGTGAAGCCGAATTACGCTTAGCTACCAACGCCTCTCGGGTACTTAAACTCCCTGTTTGTGGGGTTGATATGCTGCAATCGGCACGAGGACCATTGCTTTTAGAAGTAAATTCTACCCCTGGTTTAGAAGGTATTGAGGAAGCCACTGGAAAAAATATTGCTAAAAGTATTATTACCTATATAGAACGCAATAAACGTCGTTAA
- the uvrC gene encoding excinuclease ABC subunit UvrC: MDKPTLEIQLQTLPNQPGVYQYYDAEGTIIYVGKAKNLKKRVGSYFTKTHDNGKTRVLVKKIATIKHIVVDTETDALLLENNLIKKYQPKYNVMLKDDKSYPWICIKNERFPRVFSTRRIFKDGSDYFGPYTSMKTVHTLLDLIKGLYPLRNCNYDLSESKIEAGKYKVCLEYHLGNCKGPCEGFETEEAYSKNIKDIKEILKGNFKDSLSQFKTQMKRLAEDMRFEEAQKIKEKIEILENYQAKSTIVNPKISNVDVFSIMSDESYGYVNFLQLSYGSIIRSHTLEIKKKLDETDVELLELAITEIRQRFHSTSKEIYVPFKVELGEGIKVTVPQLGDKKHILDLSLRNAKYYRMERFKQDKIVDPDRHTNRIMAQMKADLRLHEEPRHIECFDNSNIQGTNPVAACVVFRNGKPSKKDYRHFNIKTVVGPDDFASMEEVVYRRYKRMLDEEQSLPQLIIIDGGKGQLSSALKSLDALELRGKIAIIGIAKRLEELFYPNDPIPLYLDKKSETLKVIQQLRNEAHRFGIEHHRNKRSKSALNTELETIPGIGEKTIVDLLKHFKSAKRVANAKLDELEPVVGVSRAEKIYNYYHTK, encoded by the coding sequence ATGGATAAACCTACCTTAGAAATACAATTACAAACCTTACCAAATCAACCAGGTGTGTACCAGTATTATGATGCTGAAGGCACGATTATTTACGTTGGAAAAGCCAAAAATTTAAAGAAACGGGTTGGTAGTTATTTTACCAAAACACACGATAATGGGAAAACACGTGTATTGGTAAAAAAAATCGCTACCATAAAACATATTGTCGTTGATACCGAAACGGATGCCTTGCTACTTGAAAACAACCTAATTAAAAAGTATCAACCCAAGTATAATGTGATGTTGAAAGACGACAAATCGTACCCTTGGATTTGTATAAAAAACGAACGTTTCCCCAGAGTGTTTTCTACCCGCAGGATTTTTAAAGATGGCAGCGATTATTTTGGGCCGTATACCAGTATGAAAACAGTTCACACGCTGTTAGATTTAATAAAAGGCTTGTATCCGCTTCGGAATTGCAATTATGATTTATCTGAAAGCAAAATTGAAGCAGGCAAATACAAAGTGTGTTTGGAATACCATTTAGGAAACTGTAAAGGCCCTTGTGAAGGTTTTGAAACGGAAGAAGCATACAGTAAAAATATTAAGGATATCAAAGAAATTTTAAAAGGAAATTTCAAAGATTCCCTGTCTCAGTTTAAAACCCAAATGAAACGACTTGCTGAAGACATGCGTTTTGAAGAAGCTCAAAAAATTAAGGAAAAAATCGAAATTCTTGAAAACTACCAAGCCAAATCTACCATTGTAAACCCTAAAATCAGCAATGTAGATGTGTTTTCAATAATGAGTGACGAAAGTTATGGATATGTCAATTTTCTACAGCTATCTTACGGGTCTATTATCCGTTCGCATACTTTAGAAATCAAGAAGAAATTAGACGAAACCGACGTAGAGTTATTAGAGTTAGCAATTACCGAAATCCGTCAGCGTTTTCATTCCACATCAAAAGAAATTTATGTACCTTTTAAAGTTGAATTGGGTGAAGGCATCAAGGTAACTGTGCCACAATTGGGCGATAAAAAACACATATTGGACTTATCACTTAGAAACGCCAAATATTACCGCATGGAGCGTTTTAAACAAGATAAAATTGTGGATCCCGATAGGCATACCAATAGAATTATGGCACAAATGAAAGCTGATTTAAGGTTGCATGAAGAGCCACGACATATAGAGTGTTTTGATAACTCGAATATTCAAGGCACCAACCCCGTTGCGGCATGTGTGGTTTTTAGAAACGGGAAGCCAAGCAAAAAGGATTATAGGCATTTTAATATAAAAACGGTCGTTGGCCCAGATGATTTTGCTTCGATGGAAGAAGTTGTTTACCGTCGTTACAAACGGATGCTGGATGAAGAACAATCCTTGCCACAACTCATTATCATCGATGGTGGCAAAGGACAATTATCATCTGCTTTAAAAAGCCTAGATGCTTTAGAATTAAGAGGAAAAATAGCAATCATCGGAATTGCAAAACGTTTAGAAGAATTATTTTACCCAAACGATCCAATTCCACTATATTTAGATAAGAAAAGCGAAACTCTAAAAGTCATACAACAATTACGTAACGAAGCACATCGTTTTGGTATAGAACACCATAGAAATAAACGAAGCAAAAGTGCGTTAAATACTGAATTGGAAACAATTCCGGGCATTGGTGAAAAAACAATTGTAGATCTGCTAAAGCATTTTAAATCTGCGAAGCGTGTTGCCAATGCAAAGTTAGATGAGTTAGAGCCTGTTGTTGGTGTGTCTAGAGCCGAAAAAATTTATAATTATTACCATACTAAATGA
- a CDS encoding homogentisate 1,2-dioxygenase — translation MPFYHKLGNIPPKRHTQFRKPDGSLYYEQLFGTIGFDGMYTNSYHEQRPTQVKEIKKQYSVSPKIAKANNIQSYRFKGFKVKPEQDYLESRKTVLVNKDCAIVLAAPKQSTQDYFYKNADADELIFIHKGSGKLRTHLGNIDFKYGDYLLVPRGVIYKIDFDSEDNRLFIVESRRPIYTPKRYRNWFGQLLEHAPYCERDMRRPQELETYNETGNFLIKVKKQDDIIEMVYASHPFDVVGYDGYNYPYAFSIHNFEPITGRIHQPPPVHQTFETDAFVVCSFVPRLYDYHPLSIPAPYNHSNIDSDEVLYYVDGDFMSRNDVEQGHISLHPAGIPHGPHPGAAERSVGKTKTDELAVMIDTFKPLMVTEEGIKIADEDYHKSWLEH, via the coding sequence ATGCCTTTTTATCATAAATTAGGAAACATTCCACCTAAGCGCCATACGCAATTTAGAAAACCAGATGGCAGTTTGTATTACGAGCAGTTATTTGGCACCATTGGTTTCGATGGCATGTATACAAATAGCTACCATGAACAGCGACCAACACAAGTAAAAGAAATAAAAAAACAGTACAGCGTTTCTCCAAAAATTGCAAAAGCAAATAATATACAATCATATCGTTTTAAAGGCTTCAAAGTAAAACCAGAACAAGATTATTTAGAAAGCCGAAAAACCGTTTTAGTTAATAAAGACTGTGCAATTGTTTTAGCAGCACCAAAACAATCAACACAAGATTATTTTTATAAAAACGCCGACGCCGACGAACTGATTTTTATTCATAAAGGTTCAGGTAAATTAAGAACCCATTTAGGAAATATCGATTTTAAATATGGTGATTATTTATTAGTACCAAGAGGTGTCATTTATAAAATAGATTTTGATTCCGAAGATAACCGATTATTTATAGTCGAATCCCGCCGCCCCATTTATACCCCAAAACGTTACCGAAATTGGTTTGGGCAACTTTTGGAACATGCACCCTATTGCGAACGCGATATGCGTCGCCCACAAGAATTAGAAACCTACAACGAAACAGGTAACTTTTTAATTAAAGTAAAAAAGCAAGACGATATCATCGAAATGGTGTATGCGTCGCATCCGTTTGATGTGGTTGGGTATGATGGCTATAACTATCCGTATGCATTTTCAATTCATAATTTCGAACCCATAACAGGGCGTATTCACCAACCACCGCCAGTACACCAAACTTTTGAAACCGATGCTTTTGTGGTGTGTAGTTTTGTGCCTAGGCTGTACGACTATCACCCATTATCCATTCCAGCACCATACAATCACAGCAATATAGATAGCGATGAGGTGCTATATTACGTAGATGGCGATTTTATGAGTAGGAACGATGTTGAGCAGGGACATATTTCGTTACATCCAGCCGGTATTCCGCATGGACCGCATCCAGGAGCAGCCGAACGTAGTGTAGGAAAAACCAAAACCGATGAATTAGCAGTTATGATAGACACTTTTAAACCCCTAATGGTTACCGAAGAAGGTATAAAAATAGCCGATGAGGACTATCATAAATCGTGGTTGGAACATTAA
- a CDS encoding type II toxin-antitoxin system RelE/ParE family toxin — protein sequence MAKLILRQKAIDDLSDIWDYTSQTWSENQADKYYAMIKSACREISKSSTIGRKYDKVENDLLGHRIGKHIIFYQIVSNNEIEVIRILHERMDLKNKLTE from the coding sequence ATGGCTAAACTCATATTGAGGCAGAAAGCCATTGATGACCTTTCTGATATTTGGGATTATACTTCACAAACTTGGTCGGAAAATCAAGCCGACAAATATTATGCTATGATAAAGTCTGCTTGTCGAGAAATTTCTAAAAGTTCTACAATCGGAAGAAAGTATGATAAGGTTGAGAATGATTTATTAGGCCATAGAATTGGAAAACACATTATTTTTTATCAAATCGTTTCTAATAATGAAATTGAAGTCATAAGAATATTGCACGAAAGAATGGACTTAAAGAACAAATTAACTGAATAA
- a CDS encoding type II toxin-antitoxin system ParD family antitoxin: MSKNTSISLGNYFDEFIQTQISTGRYKNVSEIIRAGLRLLEDEENKVIALRSAIQEGLNSPRVENFDFDEHLAKLKSEKRKNG; encoded by the coding sequence ATGAGTAAAAACACATCTATATCACTTGGAAATTATTTTGACGAATTTATCCAAACCCAAATTTCTACTGGAAGATATAAAAATGTTAGCGAAATAATTAGAGCTGGACTTCGACTACTGGAAGACGAGGAAAATAAGGTTATTGCCCTAAGAAGTGCAATTCAAGAAGGATTAAATAGCCCAAGAGTGGAAAACTTTGATTTTGATGAGCACCTCGCAAAACTCAAATCTGAAAAAAGAAAGAATGGCTAA
- a CDS encoding ATP-dependent zinc protease family protein, which yields MNKKIIGRVDKIDFPKLGLFNIDVKIDTGAYTSTIHYSEIIEENNTLRCVFNSEKHQNFGKTEIVFEEYTSTVVKSSNGLKENRYKIKSEVIFFGKTYKISLTLSTRSDMRFPVLIGRQFLKRKFMVDVDLENVSYNLKPL from the coding sequence ATGAATAAGAAAATAATTGGTAGGGTTGATAAAATAGATTTTCCTAAATTAGGTCTGTTTAATATTGACGTTAAAATTGATACCGGTGCTTACACCTCTACCATTCATTATTCTGAAATTATTGAAGAAAACAATACCTTACGATGTGTTTTTAACAGCGAAAAACATCAAAATTTCGGTAAAACTGAAATTGTTTTTGAGGAGTATACCAGTACCGTTGTTAAAAGCAGTAACGGATTAAAAGAAAATCGATATAAAATAAAATCTGAAGTCATATTTTTTGGAAAAACGTACAAGATTAGCCTAACTTTAAGCACACGCAGCGATATGCGATTTCCTGTTTTAATCGGCAGGCAATTTTTAAAACGAAAATTTATGGTTGATGTAGATTTAGAAAATGTTTCTTACAACTTAAAACCCTTATGA
- a CDS encoding patatin-like phospholipase family protein, with the protein MKYFLTCLIFILCFEGYSQNTEKDDVKIGLVLSGGGAKGLAHIGVLKVIDSLGVKIDYVAGTSMGAIIGSLYASGYTGKQLDSIFNEIDFDTLINDDLPRASKAFYERDNSEKYAVTLPFENFKIKLPSALSRGQNTYALFSKLTLHVSEINDFSKLPIPFFCIATDIETGQAVMLDSGNLAQSIMASGALPTLFQPVIIDGQMLIDGGVVNNYPIDGLRAKGMDIIIGVDVQDGLASREELTSAPDVLVQINNFRTINDMKLKVKKTDIYIKPDIKEYSVISFSEGSKIIESGKQATIAKMDALKKLTDKNSSEIKSKINSKAKDSIIINNIVIKGNKQYTRAYILGKLRLKTNEKISYDYFNSGINNLIATNNFDSFEYKLKNSENKEGYNLTANLVETKITSFLKLGLHFDDLYKSAALVNLTKKRWLFDNDVASLDIILGDNVRYNLEYFIDKGFYWSIGLKSRYNQFNKDINAKLLLDDAQISGSGLNKIDAKLQDQTNQIYLQTLFRKDFALSAGLEHKRLEVKTETLATNNETNEFVFESTDYLSVFGGLKLDTYDNKYFPKKGVYFNGDLHMYLFASSFNESFDNFSIAKANMGYAFSVSNKLAFNLQTGGGFKIGDKSTRTLDFALGGNGYNLINNFIPFVGYDFISLTGNSFVKASLTADYQIFKKHHITLEGNWANVEDNIFETGEWFTLPDYRGYALGYAIETFVGPIQAKYSYSPEQGRSYWFFNVGFWY; encoded by the coding sequence ATGAAGTATTTTTTAACATGTCTTATTTTTATTTTATGTTTTGAGGGGTATTCTCAAAACACAGAAAAAGATGATGTCAAAATTGGATTGGTTTTAAGTGGCGGTGGGGCAAAAGGATTGGCGCACATTGGCGTGTTAAAGGTTATAGATAGTCTGGGCGTAAAAATAGATTATGTTGCAGGCACCAGTATGGGAGCCATTATTGGTTCACTTTATGCTTCTGGGTATACAGGCAAACAACTTGATTCTATCTTTAATGAAATTGATTTTGATACGTTAATAAACGACGATTTGCCAAGAGCGTCCAAAGCCTTTTATGAACGTGATAACTCTGAAAAATATGCAGTAACACTCCCGTTTGAGAATTTTAAAATTAAGTTACCATCGGCACTATCCCGGGGTCAGAATACCTATGCCTTATTTTCAAAACTCACGCTGCATGTTAGCGAAATAAATGACTTTAGTAAATTGCCCATACCATTTTTCTGTATAGCTACCGATATTGAAACAGGACAAGCCGTCATGTTGGATTCAGGCAACTTAGCACAATCTATTATGGCAAGTGGCGCATTACCAACTTTATTTCAACCAGTTATTATAGATGGACAAATGTTAATTGATGGTGGTGTCGTAAATAATTATCCAATTGATGGGCTACGTGCTAAAGGAATGGATATCATTATTGGTGTAGATGTACAAGATGGTTTGGCTAGCAGAGAAGAGCTAACATCGGCTCCAGATGTATTGGTTCAAATAAACAATTTCAGAACTATTAATGACATGAAATTGAAAGTTAAAAAAACCGATATCTATATTAAACCAGACATTAAAGAGTATTCTGTGATATCATTTAGCGAAGGTTCAAAAATTATTGAAAGCGGTAAACAAGCCACCATTGCAAAAATGGATGCTTTAAAAAAATTAACCGATAAAAATTCTTCTGAAATCAAATCTAAAATTAATAGCAAAGCTAAAGACAGTATTATAATTAACAACATTGTTATAAAAGGAAATAAACAATACACTAGAGCTTATATTTTAGGAAAACTAAGATTAAAAACCAATGAAAAAATTAGTTATGATTATTTTAATAGCGGTATTAACAATTTAATTGCCACTAATAACTTTGATTCGTTTGAATATAAATTAAAAAATAGCGAAAATAAAGAAGGCTACAATTTAACAGCAAATTTGGTAGAAACTAAAATCACGAGCTTTTTAAAATTAGGATTGCATTTTGATGATTTATATAAAAGTGCGGCATTAGTTAATCTAACGAAAAAACGCTGGCTCTTTGATAACGATGTGGCTTCATTAGATATTATTTTAGGTGATAATGTACGTTACAATCTTGAATATTTTATAGATAAAGGCTTTTACTGGAGTATTGGGTTAAAATCCAGATACAATCAATTTAATAAAGATATTAACGCAAAACTACTGCTAGACGATGCTCAAATATCCGGTTCCGGGTTAAATAAAATAGATGCTAAATTACAAGATCAAACCAATCAAATTTATTTGCAAACCTTGTTTAGAAAAGATTTTGCGCTAAGTGCTGGATTAGAGCATAAACGATTAGAAGTAAAAACCGAAACCCTTGCAACAAATAACGAAACCAACGAATTTGTATTTGAAAGTACCGATTATTTAAGTGTTTTTGGTGGGTTAAAGCTAGACACTTACGATAATAAATATTTCCCAAAAAAAGGCGTGTATTTTAATGGCGATTTACACATGTACCTATTTGCATCAAGTTTTAATGAAAGCTTCGATAATTTTTCAATAGCTAAAGCCAATATGGGTTATGCCTTTAGTGTTTCTAATAAATTAGCATTTAATTTACAAACTGGTGGCGGGTTTAAAATAGGCGATAAATCAACAAGGACTTTAGATTTTGCGTTAGGAGGAAATGGCTATAACTTAATAAATAATTTTATTCCGTTTGTAGGATACGATTTTATTTCCCTTACGGGGAATAGTTTTGTAAAAGCATCTTTAACTGCCGATTATCAAATATTTAAAAAGCATCACATAACCTTAGAAGGTAACTGGGCAAATGTAGAAGATAATATTTTTGAAACTGGCGAATGGTTTACACTTCCCGATTATAGAGGTTATGCTTTAGGTTACGCCATTGAAACGTTTGTTGGTCCCATCCAAGCAAAATACAGTTACTCGCCAGAACAAGGTAGAAGCTACTGGTTTTTTAATGTCGGTTTTTGGTACTAA
- a CDS encoding succinylglutamate desuccinylase/aspartoacylase family protein, translated as MTLVNNILTILDTKIYPGESKEIDFDVANLHTSSSVNVPIIIERAKKPGPIVLFTAGIHGDEVNGVEIVRQLIANGINKPKIGTIICMPVINIFGFINLKREFPDGRDLNRVFPGTVDGSLASRVAHKLVHGVVPCVDCIIDFHTGGSGRFNAPQIRISKENRHLNELAKVFAAPFVLYSKNLNKSFRNTCYKLGKSMLLFEGGKSFHIDENITNQGVNGAKRVLKHLGMLNANSKVTKPKKDTVFINESRWQRASFSGMFRATIAIGSHVKKGDVLGYITDPYGKLNQAVKAPNSGYIINVNELPIVYQGDALFHISTKLKR; from the coding sequence ATGACATTAGTAAACAATATTTTAACCATTCTTGATACAAAAATATATCCTGGAGAAAGCAAGGAGATTGATTTTGATGTTGCCAATCTGCATACCTCTTCATCAGTAAACGTTCCCATTATTATTGAACGTGCTAAAAAGCCAGGGCCTATTGTATTATTTACAGCTGGTATTCATGGCGACGAAGTTAATGGTGTTGAAATTGTAAGACAACTTATAGCCAATGGTATTAATAAACCTAAAATTGGCACTATTATTTGTATGCCTGTTATTAATATTTTCGGCTTTATAAACTTAAAACGCGAATTTCCCGATGGCAGGGATTTAAATAGGGTATTTCCGGGTACTGTTGATGGCTCGTTGGCCAGTAGAGTTGCCCATAAATTAGTACACGGTGTGGTGCCTTGCGTGGATTGCATTATTGATTTCCATACAGGTGGTTCGGGGAGGTTTAATGCACCGCAAATACGGATAAGTAAAGAAAACAGACATCTAAACGAACTGGCTAAAGTGTTTGCGGCACCTTTTGTATTATACTCTAAAAATTTAAATAAATCGTTTAGAAATACCTGTTATAAACTAGGTAAATCCATGTTGCTTTTTGAAGGTGGCAAATCGTTTCACATCGATGAGAATATCACCAACCAAGGTGTTAATGGAGCTAAACGGGTTTTGAAACATTTAGGGATGTTAAACGCCAATTCTAAAGTAACAAAACCAAAAAAAGACACGGTATTCATTAACGAAAGCCGATGGCAACGTGCCAGTTTTTCGGGTATGTTTAGAGCGACCATTGCTATTGGAAGCCATGTTAAAAAAGGGGATGTTTTAGGATACATTACAGATCCTTACGGCAAATTAAACCAAGCCGTAAAAGCGCCAAATTCCGGTTATATTATTAATGTGAACGAATTGCCTATCGTGTATCAAGGGGATGCGCTTTTCCATATTTCAACAAAACTTAAACGTTAA